In Halovivax gelatinilyticus, the following are encoded in one genomic region:
- a CDS encoding GNAT family N-acetyltransferase has product MTSDVDIRDADRADASALAACYRNAYRTGAERGFPTRMTEIEADTVAEWLAADAVTLVAEPADASATGASDRRQIVGSVRMLEERDDPYMERLAVVDDWQGRGLARALFDRMEAIALDRGHDRMQLTTYSNHPFLFDWYADRGYETVETHEKPDRPYDYVTMERRLSTPIER; this is encoded by the coding sequence GTGACCTCCGACGTGGACATTCGAGACGCCGACCGGGCCGACGCTTCGGCGCTCGCAGCGTGTTACCGGAACGCCTACCGAACCGGCGCGGAACGGGGCTTTCCGACCCGGATGACCGAGATTGAAGCCGACACCGTCGCCGAGTGGCTGGCCGCCGACGCGGTCACGCTGGTGGCCGAACCCGCCGATGCGTCGGCCACCGGCGCGTCCGATCGACGCCAGATCGTCGGATCCGTCCGCATGCTCGAAGAGCGGGACGATCCATACATGGAGCGGCTGGCCGTCGTCGACGACTGGCAGGGCCGGGGGCTCGCCCGAGCCCTCTTCGATCGGATGGAAGCGATCGCGCTGGATCGAGGCCACGACCGGATGCAACTGACGACGTACTCGAATCACCCCTTCCTCTTCGATTGGTACGCAGACCGTGGTTACGAGACAGTCGAGACCCACGAAAAACCCGACCGACCCTACGATTACGTGACGATGGAGCGCCGGCTCTCCACTCCGATCGAACGATGA
- a CDS encoding O-acetylhomoserine aminocarboxypropyltransferase/cysteine synthase family protein, protein MEDEQPTDGFATRSIHAGQKPDPTTGARAPPIYQTTSYTFDDTDHAASLFGLEEFGNIYSRIMNPTNAMLEERVATLEGGVGALATASGMAAFDLATFILADVGDNIVSASSLYGGTYTYLTHTVAKRGIETKFVDTLEYDAYEAAIDENTAFVHLETIGNPALVTPDIERIADIAHDHDVPLFVDNTFATPYLCNPIDHGADLVWHSTTKWMHGAGSTVGGVLVDGGTFPWDEGDYPEIAEPNPAYHGVNFYETFGEQAFAIAARTRGLRDLGNQQSPFDAWTTLQKLESLSLRMDRHCENALAVAEYLEDHPDVAWVTYPGLESHETHENAETYLNGGYGGIVTFGLEGGFDAAETVCNEVELTSLLANVGDAKTLIIHPSSTTHQQLSEDEQLASGVSPELVRLSVGIEDVDDVIADLDRAIDAV, encoded by the coding sequence ATGGAAGACGAGCAACCGACGGACGGGTTCGCCACGCGAAGTATTCACGCCGGCCAGAAACCGGATCCGACGACCGGGGCCCGGGCACCGCCCATCTACCAGACGACGTCGTACACGTTCGACGACACGGATCACGCCGCGTCGCTCTTCGGCCTGGAGGAGTTCGGAAACATTTACTCGCGGATCATGAACCCGACGAACGCGATGTTAGAAGAGCGCGTCGCGACCCTCGAAGGAGGCGTCGGTGCGCTCGCGACGGCTTCGGGGATGGCCGCGTTCGATCTCGCGACGTTCATCCTCGCCGACGTGGGCGACAACATCGTGAGCGCCTCGTCGCTCTACGGCGGGACCTACACCTACCTCACCCACACCGTCGCCAAGCGGGGCATCGAGACGAAATTCGTCGACACGCTCGAGTACGACGCCTACGAGGCGGCGATCGACGAGAACACCGCGTTCGTCCACCTGGAGACGATCGGCAATCCCGCGCTCGTGACGCCCGACATCGAGCGGATCGCCGACATCGCTCACGACCACGACGTCCCCCTGTTCGTCGACAACACGTTCGCCACGCCCTACCTCTGCAACCCGATCGACCACGGCGCCGATCTGGTCTGGCACTCGACGACGAAGTGGATGCACGGCGCCGGGTCGACGGTCGGCGGCGTCCTCGTCGACGGTGGAACCTTCCCGTGGGACGAGGGTGACTACCCGGAGATTGCGGAGCCGAACCCCGCCTACCACGGCGTGAACTTCTACGAAACGTTCGGCGAGCAGGCGTTCGCGATCGCCGCCCGCACCCGCGGTCTGCGGGATCTGGGCAACCAGCAGTCGCCGTTCGACGCCTGGACGACGCTCCAGAAACTCGAATCGCTCTCGCTCCGGATGGACCGCCACTGCGAGAACGCCCTCGCCGTCGCCGAGTACCTCGAAGACCACCCCGACGTCGCGTGGGTCACCTATCCCGGCCTCGAATCGCACGAAACTCACGAGAACGCCGAGACGTACCTGAACGGCGGCTACGGTGGTATCGTAACGTTCGGCCTGGAGGGTGGCTTCGACGCAGCGGAGACGGTGTGCAACGAGGTGGAGTTGACGAGCCTGCTCGCCAACGTCGGCGACGCCAAGACGCTGATCATCCATCCGAGCAGCACGACCCACCAGCAACTGAGCGAGGACGAACAGCTCGCCAGCGGCGTGTCGCCCGAACTAGTGCGCCTCTCCGTCGGTATCGAGGACGTAGACGACGTCATCGCCGATCTCGACCGGGCGATCGACGCCGTGTAA
- the gpmI gene encoding 2,3-bisphosphoglycerate-independent phosphoglycerate mutase: MDAALIVLDGWGLGAGDPHAPGSSDATDEVETAGETTGRNAVVAAETPAFDRLAETGAFGVLTASGRSVGLPNDQMGNSEVGHLTIGAGRVVNQEYTRISDAIEDGAIRENEAITDAFEFARQNDGLVHFLGLVSDGGVHSDQAHLHALIELAAERDVEAVTHAFTDGRDTSPRGGVEYLAALESVIAEAGTGHVVTVSGRYYAMDRDENWERTKRAYGAIVERESEYVASSAIEAVEASYARDETDEFVVPTCVSGMPAVSDGDAVVWFNFRADRARQLTRLLADVRPGDWSAEMTIDPPDVAVTTMTQYDETFDLPVAFPPIRPANTLGEVLSNAGRSQLRIAESEKYAHVTYFLNGGREVEFDGEIREIVDSPDVPTYDRKPEMSAPEVTDSAIDHLAETDADVLVLNYANPDMVGHTGDFEAAVAAVEAVDEQLGRLADYLTARDVHVLVTADHGNADDMGTPNDPHTAHTTNDVPFIYVGSDRTTETRVRTGGELADVAPTLLARIGVSRPAEMTGDDLLEFE; this comes from the coding sequence ATGGACGCGGCGCTGATCGTACTCGACGGCTGGGGGCTCGGCGCAGGAGATCCGCACGCACCGGGCAGTAGCGATGCGACGGACGAGGTAGAGACCGCTGGAGAGACGACCGGACGGAACGCCGTCGTCGCCGCGGAGACCCCCGCCTTCGATCGGCTCGCAGAAACGGGAGCGTTCGGCGTCCTCACCGCGTCGGGTCGAAGCGTCGGGCTGCCGAACGACCAGATGGGAAATAGCGAAGTCGGTCACCTCACGATCGGCGCCGGACGCGTCGTGAACCAGGAGTACACGCGCATCTCCGACGCGATCGAAGACGGGGCGATTCGTGAAAACGAGGCGATCACGGACGCGTTCGAATTCGCCCGCCAGAACGACGGGCTCGTCCACTTTCTCGGCCTCGTCAGCGACGGTGGGGTCCACTCCGATCAGGCTCACCTCCACGCGCTGATCGAACTGGCCGCCGAGCGGGACGTCGAAGCCGTCACACACGCGTTCACGGACGGGCGCGACACCTCCCCTCGCGGCGGCGTCGAGTACCTCGCCGCACTCGAATCAGTGATCGCCGAAGCGGGAACCGGCCACGTCGTGACGGTCTCCGGACGCTACTACGCGATGGACAGAGACGAGAACTGGGAGCGGACGAAGCGAGCCTACGGGGCCATCGTCGAGCGAGAGAGCGAGTACGTCGCCTCTTCAGCGATCGAGGCCGTCGAAGCGTCGTACGCTCGCGATGAGACGGACGAGTTCGTCGTTCCGACATGTGTGAGTGGGATGCCCGCAGTCAGTGACGGCGACGCCGTGGTCTGGTTCAACTTCAGAGCCGATCGCGCCCGCCAACTCACCCGGCTGCTCGCCGACGTCCGACCGGGCGACTGGAGCGCCGAAATGACGATCGATCCGCCGGACGTGGCAGTGACGACGATGACCCAGTACGACGAGACGTTCGACCTGCCGGTCGCGTTTCCGCCGATACGGCCGGCGAACACGCTCGGCGAAGTGCTATCGAACGCCGGCCGATCGCAACTGCGCATCGCCGAATCCGAGAAGTACGCCCACGTCACCTACTTCTTAAACGGCGGTCGCGAGGTCGAGTTCGACGGCGAGATTCGCGAGATCGTCGACAGCCCCGACGTCCCGACGTACGACCGGAAACCGGAGATGAGCGCACCCGAAGTCACCGATTCGGCGATCGATCACCTCGCCGAAACTGACGCGGACGTGCTCGTACTCAACTACGCCAACCCGGACATGGTGGGTCACACCGGCGACTTCGAGGCCGCCGTCGCGGCCGTCGAGGCGGTCGACGAACAACTCGGTCGGCTGGCGGATTATCTCACCGCGCGCGACGTACACGTCCTGGTGACGGCCGATCACGGCAACGCAGACGACATGGGAACGCCAAACGATCCACACACCGCCCACACCACCAACGACGTTCCGTTCATCTACGTCGGGTCGGACCGAACGACCGAGACGAGGGTACGAACGGGCGGGGAGCTTGCTGACGTCGCACCGACGCTACTCGCCCGCATCGGCGTGAGCCGGCCGGCAGAGATGACCGGTGACGATCTGCTCGAATTCGAGTGA
- a CDS encoding DNA double-strand break repair nuclease NurA, with amino-acid sequence MTLDPVHYDGIARLARRIDHGASERDHRDFAETVWESFLDPLTDGDRVVLEPIESVSRHLIDVEDVALAERPFDREHGLDAGTINPTTFRNGLVLDIAQAAMASTPTDLDLHRSRTVVASVHSNDPTASVDDRWGRFDEGFSRSRAIQVPPLPRFAEGVVHALALYLAESEHALEHAEAVSELLILDGPLYPRGILRWNDQHPDLASFLVADQQPQSVLENYVRLVESFVERDVPFVGFVKNPATRVISRTVIGKGESAPWTDDTSFFTRVLERGEYVDDVEGTRWERDTDGLTYTGWFRSRGGVDAPLSVDGDALGVERKLDPVAYEVTFFVIYDPRVDLCYRVEAPYAFTRDDDRRARLTRQLLSDVAISAGPPAVVEKADELARISASEKHSLRETFEARFETTRERDYDDHRWGGTAEQTTGFER; translated from the coding sequence ATGACGCTCGATCCGGTTCACTACGACGGCATCGCACGCCTCGCCCGTCGGATCGATCACGGCGCGTCCGAGCGAGATCACCGGGACTTCGCCGAGACGGTCTGGGAGTCGTTTCTCGATCCGCTCACCGACGGCGACCGGGTCGTTTTGGAGCCGATCGAATCCGTCAGTCGACACCTGATCGACGTCGAAGACGTCGCCCTCGCCGAGCGACCGTTCGACCGCGAGCACGGCCTGGACGCCGGCACGATCAATCCGACGACGTTTCGAAACGGACTCGTCCTCGATATCGCGCAGGCGGCGATGGCGTCGACGCCGACGGATCTCGATCTCCACCGGTCGCGGACCGTCGTCGCCTCCGTCCACTCGAACGATCCGACGGCGTCGGTCGACGACCGCTGGGGCCGATTCGACGAGGGATTCAGCCGAAGTCGAGCGATACAGGTCCCGCCACTCCCGCGGTTCGCCGAGGGCGTCGTCCACGCGCTCGCGCTCTACCTGGCCGAGAGCGAACACGCTCTCGAACACGCAGAAGCCGTCTCGGAGCTGTTGATCCTCGATGGCCCGTTGTATCCGCGCGGCATCCTGCGCTGGAACGATCAACACCCGGACCTCGCGAGTTTTCTCGTGGCGGATCAACAGCCTCAGTCGGTCCTCGAAAACTACGTCCGGCTCGTCGAGTCGTTCGTCGAGCGTGACGTCCCGTTCGTCGGATTCGTCAAGAATCCCGCCACGCGAGTCATCTCTCGGACGGTCATTGGGAAGGGCGAATCGGCGCCGTGGACCGACGATACGTCATTTTTCACCCGGGTGCTCGAACGCGGCGAGTACGTCGACGACGTCGAGGGGACGCGCTGGGAGCGAGACACGGACGGCTTGACCTACACCGGCTGGTTCCGATCGCGGGGCGGCGTCGACGCACCGCTGTCCGTCGACGGCGACGCGCTGGGGGTCGAACGAAAACTAGATCCCGTCGCGTACGAGGTGACGTTCTTCGTGATCTACGACCCGCGGGTCGACCTCTGCTATCGCGTGGAAGCGCCGTACGCGTTCACCCGCGACGACGACCGTCGAGCGCGACTCACCCGCCAGCTTCTCTCCGACGTGGCTATCTCGGCCGGACCGCCCGCCGTCGTCGAAAAGGCCGACGAACTGGCGCGCATCAGCGCCTCGGAGAAACACTCCCTTCGAGAGACGTTCGAAGCCAGATTCGAGACGACGAGAGAGCGCGATTACGACGACCATCGGTGGGGTGGAACGGCCGAACAGACGACTGGGTTCGAGCGGTGA
- a CDS encoding DUF7113 family protein, with the protein MLQVRGLTGGTELSGTIYERGEEAPTFSGAPDQDSAYVWICDEFYEVESGGSELELADRVLNVAFESPLPRGFDTKEQALAAAKEHVRTQFVRIGVDGDAVEITVESGDEPQVSA; encoded by the coding sequence ATGCTCCAGGTCCGCGGCCTGACGGGAGGGACCGAGCTCTCGGGAACGATCTACGAGCGCGGTGAGGAGGCACCGACGTTCAGCGGCGCGCCGGATCAGGACTCCGCGTACGTTTGGATCTGCGACGAGTTCTACGAGGTAGAAAGCGGCGGCTCCGAACTCGAACTCGCCGACCGCGTGCTGAACGTCGCCTTCGAATCGCCGCTACCGCGCGGATTCGACACGAAAGAGCAGGCGCTCGCGGCGGCGAAAGAACACGTCAGAACGCAGTTCGTCCGCATCGGCGTCGACGGAGACGCCGTCGAGATCACGGTCGAGAGCGGCGACGAACCGCAGGTGTCGGCGTAA
- a CDS encoding DUF7344 domain-containing protein — translation MSGIDTSVSIDRLGVLSEPRRVATLAALASYNEPVSVEALARRVAGDERGKSDGEVSDDEQRQVHVSLVHNHLPKLAAHALVEWDEAAGTVALARSVSATRLRRFVGGPPTVAAARMRRVLSLPRRRLVLAIVDEHGTPMTVDELTRLVASVETASSPGELSAHAVDRVGISLEHSHLPALSAAGVLVYDEAAKTVDRPDDLD, via the coding sequence GTGAGCGGGATCGATACGAGCGTCTCGATCGACCGTCTCGGAGTCCTCTCGGAACCGCGTCGCGTCGCGACGCTCGCCGCCCTTGCGTCGTATAACGAGCCGGTCTCCGTAGAGGCACTCGCCAGGCGGGTGGCAGGAGATGAACGAGGAAAGTCCGATGGAGAGGTGTCCGACGACGAGCAGCGCCAGGTTCACGTCTCGCTCGTCCACAACCACCTCCCGAAACTGGCGGCCCACGCGCTCGTCGAGTGGGACGAAGCGGCCGGAACCGTCGCACTTGCACGCAGCGTGTCGGCAACCCGGTTACGACGCTTCGTCGGCGGCCCGCCGACCGTCGCGGCGGCTCGGATGCGCAGGGTGCTTTCGCTTCCTCGTCGGCGACTCGTTCTCGCCATCGTAGACGAGCACGGAACGCCGATGACCGTCGACGAACTCACCCGCCTCGTCGCGTCCGTCGAAACCGCATCGAGTCCGGGCGAGTTGTCCGCACACGCCGTCGACCGCGTCGGGATCTCGCTCGAGCACTCTCACCTTCCGGCGCTATCGGCTGCCGGCGTTCTCGTGTACGACGAGGCGGCGAAAACGGTCGACCGCCCCGACGATCTCGATTGA
- a CDS encoding ATP-binding protein has translation MTDLGDFENFSDADAVDDESDPSASASPSADESRSDAVDAGEPSSATERAESSTDRFDRPTIEPLGTDEGIGALCVSNGLRVAEDGDDTALSAYVTRGNRSSVRIGSYLIAPYPDGELLFCRITGLEYAQQYYADDATEIHARRAMRADGIDEADYKFIASLEPVAVLYEDGAELKRRMTDRVPKPQTTLARASDPTQIKTGLKMPEDGIFLGHLSVGGEKVHTAASPPTIDYRINDDYEAGDPLVFRHTLVAGGTGSGKTHAAKNVLRQFLADDRRYPMGDGRTVTPAVVQFDPQDEYAQMHDDGDYDDEFAARLDREGIAHGGHDDTVAFVPTIGTASYAADHHGAEQVPFTIPFSMVHDNPWLVAGSGLNDNQYGALVSVLLPRFKRQYGRDSSYDEFVDFLSDRALREELDESGLVHEATFDAVGRRVRGFGHVFDQDARPITDLVHEFVKPGRLSVVPTYHVNDSRATEAVVLALSSLLIDEKLSNDPTYDRIDETPLLLGMDEAHNFLTDADSVQAGKVISKFTEAAKQGRKERLGLFLVTQDPQDIDDAVFKQINTTIVLNLGDEDAIKSVNIPRSLESKVPYMEQGQMVVYSPDNSEPVELIGLSNCLTRHGRGE, from the coding sequence ATGACGGACCTTGGGGACTTCGAGAACTTCTCGGACGCCGACGCGGTCGACGACGAGTCGGATCCGTCGGCGTCCGCGTCACCGTCCGCAGACGAGTCCCGATCGGATGCGGTGGATGCCGGCGAACCGTCGTCGGCTACCGAGCGCGCCGAGTCGTCGACCGATCGCTTCGACCGACCGACGATCGAACCGCTCGGCACAGACGAGGGAATCGGCGCGCTCTGTGTCTCGAACGGGCTGCGCGTCGCCGAGGATGGCGACGACACCGCGCTGTCGGCCTACGTCACGCGGGGGAATCGATCGTCCGTTCGCATCGGAAGTTACCTGATCGCTCCCTATCCGGACGGCGAACTGCTCTTCTGTCGGATCACCGGTCTCGAGTACGCACAGCAGTACTACGCGGACGACGCGACGGAGATTCACGCCCGACGGGCGATGCGAGCTGACGGAATCGACGAGGCGGATTACAAGTTCATCGCGTCGCTCGAACCGGTCGCCGTTCTCTACGAGGACGGTGCTGAACTCAAACGGCGGATGACCGACCGGGTTCCAAAACCGCAGACGACGCTCGCCAGGGCGAGCGATCCGACGCAGATTAAGACCGGGTTGAAGATGCCGGAAGACGGTATCTTCCTCGGCCATCTTTCGGTCGGTGGCGAGAAGGTTCACACCGCGGCCTCCCCGCCGACGATCGATTATCGGATAAACGACGATTACGAGGCGGGCGATCCGCTCGTCTTCAGGCACACGCTGGTCGCCGGCGGGACCGGCTCGGGGAAGACCCACGCCGCGAAGAACGTCTTGCGACAGTTTCTCGCCGACGACCGACGCTACCCCATGGGCGACGGGCGGACCGTCACGCCTGCGGTCGTCCAGTTCGATCCGCAGGACGAGTACGCCCAGATGCACGACGACGGCGACTACGACGACGAGTTCGCCGCGCGGCTCGATCGCGAGGGAATCGCCCACGGCGGCCACGACGATACCGTCGCGTTCGTCCCGACGATCGGCACGGCTTCCTACGCCGCAGATCACCACGGGGCCGAACAGGTCCCGTTTACGATCCCGTTCTCGATGGTGCACGACAACCCGTGGCTCGTCGCCGGAAGCGGGCTCAACGACAATCAGTACGGGGCGCTCGTGAGCGTGTTACTACCGCGATTCAAACGCCAGTACGGTCGGGACTCCTCGTACGACGAGTTCGTCGACTTCCTCTCAGATCGAGCGCTCCGCGAGGAGCTAGACGAGAGCGGTCTCGTCCACGAGGCGACGTTCGACGCCGTCGGCCGGCGGGTGCGCGGGTTCGGACACGTGTTCGACCAGGACGCGCGACCGATCACCGACCTCGTTCACGAGTTCGTCAAACCCGGTCGGCTCTCGGTCGTGCCGACCTATCACGTCAACGACTCGCGCGCGACGGAGGCCGTCGTGCTGGCCCTCTCGAGTCTGCTCATCGACGAGAAACTCTCGAACGATCCAACCTACGACCGAATCGACGAAACGCCGCTGCTACTCGGGATGGACGAGGCGCACAACTTCCTGACCGATGCGGACTCGGTGCAGGCGGGGAAAGTTATCTCGAAGTTCACGGAGGCGGCGAAACAGGGTCGGAAAGAGCGTCTCGGGCTGTTTCTCGTCACGCAGGACCCGCAGGACATCGACGACGCCGTCTTCAAGCAGATCAACACCACGATCGTCCTCAACCTGGGCGACGAGGACGCGATCAAGAGCGTCAACATCCCGCGCTCACTCGAATCGAAGGTTCCATACATGGAACAGGGGCAAATGGTCGTTTACTCGCCGGACAACTCGGAACCCGTCGAACTGATCGGCCTCTCGAACTGTCTGACCCGACACGGGCGGGGTGAGTAA
- a CDS encoding tRNA (cytidine(56)-2'-O)-methyltransferase, whose product MKNVPEVAVCRLGHRPGRDDRMTTHVGLTARALGADRVIFPENATDAERTVRDITDRFGGPFDVERTDSPRGVIRSWEGLIVHLTMYGEPIQTVETEVRSGLYDQREPILIVVGSEKVPFEVYEEADWNVGVTNQPHSEVAGLAVFLDRLFEGDELDRPWKDATRRVVPKKTGKEVVTVDESSSD is encoded by the coding sequence ATGAAGAACGTACCGGAGGTCGCCGTCTGCAGACTCGGTCACCGCCCCGGACGCGACGACCGGATGACGACGCACGTCGGGCTAACGGCGCGCGCTCTCGGTGCCGATCGAGTGATCTTTCCGGAGAACGCGACCGACGCCGAGCGGACGGTTCGGGACATCACCGATCGATTCGGCGGTCCGTTCGACGTCGAGCGGACGGATTCGCCCCGGGGCGTCATCAGGTCATGGGAGGGGCTGATCGTACACCTGACGATGTACGGCGAACCGATCCAGACTGTCGAAACCGAGGTTCGCAGCGGACTGTACGATCAGCGGGAACCGATTCTGATCGTCGTCGGCTCCGAGAAGGTCCCGTTCGAGGTGTACGAAGAAGCAGACTGGAACGTCGGCGTCACGAATCAGCCACACTCGGAAGTCGCCGGATTGGCGGTCTTTCTCGACCGACTGTTCGAGGGGGACGAACTCGACCGACCATGGAAAGACGCGACGCGTCGGGTGGTGCCAAAGAAGACTGGAAAGGAGGTCGTCACCGTTGACGAGTCCTCATCTGACTAG
- a CDS encoding transcription factor, which produces MAFEDLLEDPVIQKYLHELVGPKGMPVAAAPPDGEVTDEELAETLDLELNDVRRSLFILYENDLASYRRLRDEDSGWLTYLWTFEYENIPENLESELERLYDALDSRREYERTHEFYLCEICSIRFEFGEAMDFGFECPECGTPMDAMDNDRLVSAMDDRLDELQDELNIDIEA; this is translated from the coding sequence ATGGCTTTTGAGGACCTGCTCGAGGACCCCGTAATTCAGAAGTACTTACACGAGTTGGTCGGTCCGAAGGGGATGCCCGTCGCGGCGGCACCTCCAGACGGTGAAGTGACCGACGAAGAACTCGCAGAGACACTCGACCTCGAGTTGAACGACGTCCGTCGCTCGCTCTTTATCCTCTACGAAAACGATCTCGCGAGCTACCGACGGCTTCGTGACGAGGATTCGGGCTGGTTGACCTACCTCTGGACCTTCGAGTACGAAAACATTCCCGAGAATCTAGAATCGGAACTGGAGCGTCTCTACGACGCGCTCGATTCCCGACGTGAGTACGAACGGACACACGAGTTTTACCTGTGTGAAATCTGTTCGATCCGATTCGAGTTCGGCGAGGCGATGGATTTCGGCTTCGAGTGTCCCGAGTGTGGGACGCCGATGGACGCGATGGACAACGACCGGCTCGTCTCGGCGATGGACGACCGCCTCGACGAACTGCAGGACGAACTCAACATCGACATCGAGGCCTAA
- a CDS encoding DUF2110 family protein, translating into MVVLATKVYVDGDARERALKSLDSLVDNELADLDVTFDVGIRHDDFPSVTIEGEDAVVARNVLRAEWGEILPELEPGTVAVGTLESWDDDGFVLDAGRDVRIPAAELGLGPGTPTQIRERFGLVQHLPMQFVYGDDEPNRLADDERDRLYEWTRGNGRLNVNSATRGEVRATLNRAGHAQDYVTVERLGLLEQSVICTEDTDPPGLLSSIGSYLRAELRCVVP; encoded by the coding sequence ATGGTCGTCCTCGCTACCAAAGTGTACGTCGACGGCGACGCGCGCGAACGGGCGTTGAAATCGCTCGATTCGCTCGTCGATAACGAACTCGCCGACCTCGACGTCACCTTCGATGTGGGCATCCGACACGACGACTTTCCGAGCGTGACGATCGAGGGCGAGGACGCCGTCGTCGCGAGAAACGTTCTTCGGGCCGAGTGGGGAGAGATTCTACCCGAACTCGAACCCGGTACCGTGGCTGTCGGCACGCTCGAATCCTGGGACGACGACGGCTTCGTCCTCGACGCCGGGAGAGACGTCCGAATCCCGGCGGCCGAACTCGGTCTCGGTCCCGGAACGCCGACCCAGATACGCGAACGGTTCGGCCTCGTCCAGCACCTTCCGATGCAGTTCGTATACGGTGACGACGAGCCGAACCGACTGGCTGACGACGAGCGAGACCGGCTCTACGAGTGGACTCGGGGTAACGGCCGGCTCAACGTAAACAGCGCGACTCGCGGGGAGGTGAGAGCGACGTTGAACCGCGCCGGACACGCACAGGACTACGTGACCGTAGAGCGCCTTGGACTGTTAGAACAGAGCGTTATCTGCACCGAAGACACCGACCCGCCCGGCCTCCTCTCGAGTATCGGTTCGTACCTGCGGGCGGAGCTTCGCTGCGTCGTCCCCTAG
- a CDS encoding DUF5803 family protein — translation MVSGGSRRLWFAVLAVALLVGFAGCAMIFGGISDEELDREQEYDDLRERNATVSIDVEDGGFVTSGEFRAVYELEETDELELYRSSFYRDQAIDIHSVRFWYENGTVVTGSDLDVDQGRSSTDIVLPAENGTLAFSGDAGRTTFSLPAFVEGSYDVTLPDGHRSSMFLFGSVSPSGYDRDVVDDRERLTWGEVDSTVSIRYYHSRDVPIFFGLVSITLTVGAIALTYTYRQVKRVERKREEIGIDVDVEDDDRRPPPGLQ, via the coding sequence ATGGTTTCCGGTGGGTCCCGTCGTCTCTGGTTCGCCGTCCTGGCGGTCGCCCTGCTGGTCGGCTTTGCGGGGTGTGCGATGATCTTCGGCGGAATTTCGGACGAGGAACTCGATCGCGAGCAGGAGTACGACGACCTGCGCGAACGCAACGCAACCGTCTCGATCGACGTCGAAGACGGCGGGTTCGTCACCAGCGGCGAATTCCGCGCCGTCTACGAACTCGAAGAGACGGACGAACTCGAACTGTATCGCAGTTCGTTCTACCGTGATCAAGCGATCGACATCCACAGCGTTCGGTTCTGGTACGAAAACGGGACGGTGGTGACGGGATCCGATCTCGACGTCGATCAGGGTCGATCGAGCACTGATATCGTCCTCCCTGCCGAGAACGGGACGCTCGCATTTTCCGGTGACGCCGGTCGCACGACGTTCTCGCTCCCGGCGTTCGTCGAGGGATCGTACGACGTCACCCTCCCAGACGGACACCGATCGTCGATGTTCCTGTTCGGCAGCGTGAGTCCGAGCGGCTACGATAGAGACGTCGTCGACGACAGAGAGCGACTCACCTGGGGCGAGGTCGATAGCACGGTCTCGATCAGGTACTACCACAGCCGGGACGTTCCGATATTCTTCGGTCTGGTCTCCATCACGCTGACCGTCGGGGCAATCGCGTTGACGTACACCTACCGACAGGTGAAACGAGTCGAACGAAAGCGCGAGGAGATCGGTATCGATGTCGACGTTGAAGACGACGATCGCCGACCGCCGCCCGGTCTACAATGA